GCCATAATTACTTTCGTTGCATCTTCGATCGCGATCGGAAGAACTCCGCTGACTCCCGGATCAAGTGTACCACCGTGGCCCGTCTTCTTGACATTCAGAATTTCTTTGACCCAAGCTGAGACTTCGTGAGAAGTTGGTCCGCGTGGCTTGTCTAGGTTTATAATACCTAGTCTGATAAGCTCTGAAATAGGTCTTCTGTCTGGCCTACAACCATATTTCGGATCAGACACGTCCTGAAACTTGAAGAAAGTTTGTCTCTTTACCTCTGAAGGCAAGACACCCAAAAAATTTCACCTTATGCCGAGATCATTGAGTTTTTTCAAAATTTCCTCGTCGGGTGTATTCTTATTTATGTCTATTTTTTTATCCGTTGGTTCCAGATGTGCAATGTTACAACGTCTCTTTCTGACTCTTGGACCGATGACCACAACGAAGTTCCTATCAAGCACGTCCACTATCACGCATTTTTCGCCGGCCTCCCTACCCGCGATTTTCACGCAAACCCTTCCGATTTCCATCATTTACCTTCCTCCCAAAGAGTATTGCGCGCGTAACTGTCCATATTATCTCCTTCATCTTCTCGATAGATATTTTCTCGGTGTTTAATACGATATCGTAAGGGGAGTAGTCCGACAGATCAATTCCATAGAATTTTTTGAATCTTTTTTCCTCGCTCTTTTCGCGCTTCACTGTCTCCCTCAGCACGTCCTTATAAAGTCTTCCTTCTCTCTCGGCGATTCTCTTTACCCTCGTCTCAAGCGGAGCCGTCAGAAGTATCTTTAAATCTGCGTTTTCCACGAGCCATCCAGCAAGCCTTGCGTCCACCAACACGTTGCCTTTCTTAGCCTCCTCGATCGTCCTCCTGTCTATTTCCTCATCGATCTTCTTGTTTCTTTCCGCATACTTAGAAAAATCTTCAAGTGACATGCCCTTCTCTGCAGCCATTTTTCTGAATATCTCGCCGGCTGATATATATCGCAGACCCAGCTTTTTCGCGAGAAATTTAGCCACTGTGGTCTTGCCTGCACCGTGGGGTCCACTTACGGCTACAACCACCATCAAAATCAGACCCTTGCCAGCTCCTTGATTATCCTTCTAGAACATGACGGACAGAGATTTCCTCCGTAAGGCCTGTTTGGTCTCCTAGAACTTCTGGGAATTTTTGAAAGTTCTGATGGTCTAACCCGAGGAACCCCGGCAAGAATGGCTCCACACATGCCACATCTGGCAGGTTTTGCGGCCACTTTGCCTATGTGAACCTTCGATTTGCCCCCAGGAGTTTTCACAAACCGCTTAGGTGCTCTTCTCTCGCTTTTTTTCATGTTTTCACCTCGGTTTGCTGTGGTTTACTCGGTTTCTGGATGCTTGGCACTAGGATGGGTCTGAGAAGAACGGAAAATGCCATAAAAGTCAGAAAATACCACCAGCCAAAACCACACGCAACCCATTTTCCATAGATTGGCAGACTGAGGCTAAAAGGAAGCCAAGTCACTACCCACCCGCTAAAAGCTTTTGCCAGCACAACCCACAAGATTAGAAGAGGTACAAGATAGTAAATCGATGGTTTCATCGTCTCGGACATTATAATCGTCTGCATCCTAGAAATCTCGGGCTTTCTCTGGTCTAGCTTG
This region of Candidatus Hadarchaeales archaeon genomic DNA includes:
- a CDS encoding 50S ribosomal protein L14e yields the protein MMEIGRVCVKIAGREAGEKCVIVDVLDRNFVVVIGPRVRKRRCNIAHLEPTDKKIDINKNTPDEEILKKLNDLGIR
- a CDS encoding AAA family ATPase, which translates into the protein MVVVAVSGPHGAGKTTVAKFLAKKLGLRYISAGEIFRKMAAEKGMSLEDFSKYAERNKKIDEEIDRRTIEEAKKGNVLVDARLAGWLVENADLKILLTAPLETRVKRIAEREGRLYKDVLRETVKREKSEEKRFKKFYGIDLSDYSPYDIVLNTEKISIEKMKEIIWTVTRAILFGRKVNDGNRKGLRENRG